In a single window of the Serratia quinivorans genome:
- the dmlR_15 gene encoding D-malate degradation protein R, translated as MERLKRMSVFAKVVECGSFTAAARQLDMSVSSISQTVSKLENELQVKLLNRSTRSIGLTEAGKIYYQGCRRMLLEVSEVHEQLYAFNNTPTGTLRIGSSSTMAQNVLATMTADMLKEYPGLTVNLVTGIPAPDLIADGLDVVIRTGALQDSSLFSKRLGSMPMVVCAAKSYLSQHGTPLKPSDMVNFSWLEYSVRPDSEFELIAPEGISTRISPQGRFVTNDSQTMIRWLKAGAGIAYAPLMWVIEEIKRGEIEILFKNYHSDPRPVYAVYTEKDKLPLKVQVCINYLTEYFKRVGEVYQGYR; from the coding sequence ATGGAAAGACTAAAACGGATGTCGGTATTCGCCAAAGTGGTTGAATGCGGGTCATTTACTGCGGCAGCGCGCCAGTTGGATATGAGCGTTTCATCTATCAGCCAGACCGTCTCCAAACTGGAGAATGAGCTGCAGGTCAAGCTGCTCAACCGCAGCACGCGCAGCATTGGCCTGACGGAGGCCGGAAAAATCTATTATCAGGGCTGTCGCCGCATGCTGCTGGAAGTCAGCGAAGTGCATGAGCAGCTGTACGCGTTTAACAATACGCCGACCGGCACGCTGCGCATTGGTAGCTCATCCACCATGGCACAAAACGTGCTGGCAACCATGACCGCAGATATGCTCAAAGAGTACCCCGGCCTGACGGTGAACCTGGTAACCGGTATCCCGGCACCGGATCTGATCGCCGACGGGCTGGATGTAGTGATCCGCACCGGCGCGCTGCAGGATTCCAGCCTGTTCTCCAAACGCCTGGGTTCAATGCCGATGGTAGTGTGTGCCGCCAAAAGCTATCTCAGCCAACACGGCACGCCGCTAAAACCAAGCGATATGGTCAATTTTTCCTGGCTGGAATACAGCGTGCGGCCAGACAGCGAGTTCGAGCTGATCGCGCCAGAAGGCATCAGCACGCGCATCTCGCCGCAGGGACGCTTCGTCACCAACGATTCACAGACCATGATCCGCTGGCTGAAAGCCGGGGCCGGTATCGCCTATGCACCGCTGATGTGGGTGATCGAGGAGATCAAACGCGGAGAGATCGAGATCCTGTTCAAAAACTACCATTCGGATCCTCGCCCGGTGTACGCAGTGTACACCGAGAAAGACAAGCTTCCGCTCAAGGTGCAGGTGTGCATCAATTACCTGACCGAGTACTTTAAGCGCGTGGGGGAAGTCTATCAGGGCTACCGCTGA
- the yibH_3 gene encoding Inner membrane protein yibH produces the protein MKNFSIKITRIAITLILVLLGIIAIFKAWVFYTESPWTRDAKFTADVVAIAPDVTGLLTDVPLVDNQLVKKGQVLLVIDQPRYQQALAEANADVAYYQTLAAEKRREAGRRVRLGVQAMSQEEIDQANNVLQTVEHQLAKAVATRELAKLDLERTTVRAPADGWITNLNVHAGEYITRGSVAVALVKKNSFYILAYLEETKLNGLNKGDRAEITPLGSNRIMHGTVDSVAAAVNNSSSTVNSKGLASIDSNLEWVRLAQRVPVKILLDDKDQLHPYPAGTTATVVITGKNDRATDSGSPFVRLMHRLREFG, from the coding sequence GTGAAAAATTTTTCAATAAAAATAACCCGAATCGCGATCACTCTGATTCTGGTCCTGCTGGGGATCATAGCCATATTCAAGGCCTGGGTGTTCTACACCGAATCCCCGTGGACGCGTGACGCCAAGTTCACCGCCGACGTGGTGGCGATCGCCCCGGACGTCACCGGTCTGTTGACCGATGTCCCTCTGGTGGATAACCAACTGGTGAAGAAAGGGCAGGTGCTGCTGGTGATTGACCAGCCGCGCTACCAACAGGCCCTGGCGGAAGCCAATGCCGATGTCGCCTACTACCAGACGCTGGCGGCAGAAAAAAGACGTGAAGCCGGCCGCCGTGTGCGCCTCGGCGTGCAGGCGATGTCGCAGGAAGAGATCGACCAGGCGAATAACGTTTTGCAAACCGTAGAGCATCAGCTGGCGAAGGCCGTAGCGACCCGTGAATTGGCTAAATTGGATCTGGAACGCACCACGGTACGCGCACCGGCCGATGGCTGGATCACCAACCTGAACGTGCACGCCGGCGAATACATCACCCGGGGTTCAGTCGCCGTGGCGCTGGTGAAGAAAAACAGCTTCTACATTCTGGCCTATCTGGAAGAAACCAAGCTCAATGGCCTGAACAAGGGCGACCGTGCGGAAATCACTCCGCTGGGCAGTAACCGCATCATGCACGGCACCGTCGATAGCGTGGCCGCCGCCGTCAACAACAGCAGCAGCACCGTGAACAGCAAAGGGTTAGCGTCGATCGACAGCAACCTGGAGTGGGTGCGTTTGGCGCAGCGCGTGCCGGTAAAAATCCTGCTGGACGACAAAGACCAATTGCACCCGTACCCGGCTGGCACCACCGCTACCGTGGTGATCACCGGTAAGAATGACCGCGCTACCGACAGCGGCTCGCCTTTTGTGCGTTTGATGCATCGGCTGCGTGAGTTCGGTTAA
- the rihB_2 gene encoding Pyrimidine-specific ribonucleoside hydrolase rihB: protein MKKIILDCDPGHDDAIAMLLAWGNPQIDLLAVTTVVGNQTLEKVTRNALAVARIANITGVPFAAGCPRPLVRQIEVAPDIHGESGLDGPVLPKPTLALEPCHAVDLIIDTIMAHPPGSVTLVPTGGLTNIAMAVRKEPRIAERVKEVVLMGGGYHVGNWSAVAEFNIKIDPEAAHIVFNEKWPLTMVGLDLTHQALATPEVCARIAAIQTGPARFVGELLEFFGKMYQQAQGFSAPPVHDPCAVAYVIDPEVMTVRKVPVDIELTGTLTLGMTVADFRAAPPPDCHTQVAVTLDQDKFWDLIVDALERIGEVKV from the coding sequence ATGAAAAAAATCATACTGGACTGCGACCCAGGACATGACGACGCGATCGCCATGCTGCTGGCCTGGGGCAACCCGCAGATCGATCTGCTGGCCGTGACCACCGTGGTGGGCAACCAAACGCTGGAGAAGGTCACCCGTAACGCGCTGGCCGTCGCACGCATCGCCAATATTACCGGCGTACCCTTTGCCGCCGGCTGCCCGCGCCCGTTGGTACGCCAGATAGAAGTCGCACCAGATATCCATGGCGAATCCGGCCTGGATGGCCCGGTGTTACCGAAGCCAACGCTGGCGCTGGAACCCTGCCACGCGGTTGATCTGATCATCGATACCATCATGGCTCACCCGCCAGGCAGCGTGACGCTGGTTCCGACCGGCGGCCTGACCAACATCGCCATGGCGGTGCGCAAAGAACCACGCATTGCCGAACGAGTGAAAGAAGTGGTGCTGATGGGCGGTGGCTACCACGTGGGCAACTGGAGCGCGGTGGCGGAATTTAATATCAAGATCGATCCGGAAGCCGCGCACATCGTGTTCAATGAAAAGTGGCCGCTGACCATGGTCGGGCTGGATCTGACCCATCAGGCGCTCGCCACGCCAGAAGTCTGTGCCCGCATCGCCGCTATCCAAACCGGACCAGCCAGGTTTGTCGGCGAACTGCTTGAGTTCTTTGGCAAGATGTATCAGCAGGCGCAAGGTTTTAGCGCCCCGCCGGTGCACGATCCTTGCGCGGTGGCCTATGTGATCGACCCCGAAGTGATGACGGTGCGTAAAGTCCCGGTGGATATCGAACTGACCGGCACCCTGACGCTGGGCATGACGGTAGCCGACTTCCGCGCCGCACCGCCGCCGGACTGCCACACTCAGGTGGCGGTGACGCTGGATCAGGATAAGTTTTGGGATTTGATAGTGGATGCGCTGGAGAGAATTGGGGAAGTGAAGGTTTAG
- a CDS encoding efflux system membrane protein — translation MSLLPVMVIFGLSFPPIFFELLLSLALFFLLRRLLQPTGIYDFVWHPALFNTALYCCLFYLITCLFV, via the coding sequence ATGAGTTTGCTTCCGGTTATGGTCATTTTCGGACTGTCGTTTCCCCCGATATTTTTTGAGTTGCTGCTCTCGCTGGCGCTGTTTTTTTTGCTGCGCCGCCTGCTGCAACCCACCGGGATTTACGATTTTGTCTGGCATCCAGCGCTGTTTAATACTGCGCTGTACTGCTGTTTGTTCTATCTGATTACCTGTCTTTTCGTTTGA
- a CDS encoding Double zinc ribbon, with protein sequence MSLLKKLLGQGDFGGGHQRSGYRSGHHGNRYNQHGEQGPQCLQCQAPNKPGARYCHRCGQPFETAAAQCSGCSAPLSPGSRFCQQCGKAANGG encoded by the coding sequence ATGAGCCTGTTGAAAAAACTCTTGGGACAAGGCGATTTTGGCGGTGGGCACCAGCGCTCAGGGTATCGCAGTGGCCACCATGGTAACCGCTATAACCAGCACGGCGAGCAGGGGCCACAATGCCTGCAATGTCAGGCACCTAACAAGCCCGGTGCCCGTTATTGCCACCGTTGTGGACAACCTTTCGAGACGGCGGCGGCACAGTGCAGCGGGTGTTCAGCGCCGTTGTCACCGGGCAGCCGTTTTTGCCAACAATGCGGCAAGGCCGCTAACGGGGGATAG